The proteins below are encoded in one region of Ferroplasma acidiphilum:
- a CDS encoding 30S ribosomal protein S7 encodes MEQLIMNKYDVSGIQIKDQGLATYINLTSYLNLDTGGRFSNYLSGKRNVNTIERLLNNLMRTEKWTGKKYSAYKVMSQAFDIIATKTKQNPVQILVSAIENSAPREEVTRLKYGGIAVPKSVDVSPSRRLDEALRNIARGATKASFKHKIHIQDCLANEILLAARNDANSFAISKKEEIERVAASAR; translated from the coding sequence ATGGAACAATTAATAATGAATAAATATGACGTTTCGGGCATACAGATAAAGGATCAGGGGCTTGCAACGTATATAAATTTAACATCATATCTTAATTTAGATACTGGCGGAAGGTTTTCCAATTATCTGTCAGGAAAAAGAAATGTCAATACAATTGAAAGGCTGCTTAATAACCTGATGAGAACCGAGAAGTGGACAGGAAAAAAGTATTCAGCATATAAAGTAATGAGCCAGGCATTTGATATCATAGCTACAAAAACCAAGCAGAACCCAGTTCAGATACTTGTATCTGCAATAGAGAATTCCGCACCCAGGGAAGAAGTAACAAGGTTAAAGTATGGTGGAATTGCCGTACCAAAATCAGTTGATGTTTCTCCATCCAGAAGGCTTGATGAGGCTCTCAGGAATATAGCCAGGGGAGCTACGAAGGCATCATTCAAACATAAAATCCATATCCAGGATTGTCTTGCCAATGAGATTCTACTTGCTGCCAGAAATGACGCAAACTCATTTGCAATAAGCAAAAAGGAAGAAATTGAAAGAGTTGCAGCTTCTGCAAGGTAA
- a CDS encoding fibrillarin-like rRNA/tRNA 2'-O-methyltransferase, whose protein sequence is MKKHAQPLQINNRRIVNDRGKIFTVSGFNQSIYGEKIKKSGGFYLREWNPRRSKLGAALLKGFKSMPLKEDSSVLYLGASTGTTVSHVSDICFRGMVFAVEFSYDSFVKLYTLAEKRNNIYPILEDANLPEKYEFLIDGPDVIYQDIAQRNQIQIFNENSKKFKNAEKAMLIIKARAISSNRPEKSIVNSAIREIKDFKVKEIIDLKPYDIGNYFVYLER, encoded by the coding sequence ATGAAAAAGCATGCCCAGCCATTACAGATAAATAACAGGCGAATAGTTAATGACAGAGGTAAAATATTCACTGTAAGCGGTTTTAACCAGTCAATTTATGGAGAAAAAATTAAAAAATCCGGCGGTTTTTATTTAAGGGAATGGAATCCAAGAAGGAGCAAACTAGGTGCAGCATTGCTTAAAGGGTTTAAGTCCATGCCATTAAAGGAAGACTCATCCGTACTCTATCTCGGTGCGTCAACCGGTACAACCGTAAGCCATGTATCGGATATTTGTTTCAGAGGAATGGTATTTGCTGTTGAGTTTTCTTACGATTCATTTGTTAAATTATACACTCTGGCAGAAAAAAGAAACAATATATACCCTATCCTGGAAGATGCGAACCTGCCGGAAAAGTATGAATTTTTAATTGACGGGCCCGACGTTATATACCAGGATATTGCACAGAGGAACCAGATTCAAATATTCAATGAAAATTCAAAGAAATTTAAAAACGCTGAAAAAGCCATGTTAATAATAAAGGCAAGGGCTATATCCTCTAACAGGCCGGAAAAGAGCATTGTTAATTCTGCAATAAGGGAAATAAAGGATTTTAAGGTTAAAGAAATAATAGACCTTAAACCATATGATATTGGCAATTACTTTGTATATTTAGAGAGATAA
- a CDS encoding S66 peptidase family protein, with protein sequence MENRVKPPKLQPGDEIRVIAPASAPDMIKLSRGISKLKKLGYKVTVGKNIKKLNQRNDLAAPAKDRAEELMSAFRDDNVKAIFCARGGYGSIHILSLLDYEAIRENPKIFMGYSDITALHLAINRNSNLITFHGPMVASDVDDISKPSFKEFLGILSGKSDEINIYRDRLIKYIIPGKTEGYSMGTNISLVASLLGTNYIPETTNRIFFIEDTDVTSGDIDRYFFSMKLAHIVEQFNGFVFGDFKAIFDKEEPMPSIEDVVQKFMNEINKPSLYGAPFGHGEEQMVLPLNARIGISDEEPYMELKENVVD encoded by the coding sequence ATGGAAAATAGGGTAAAGCCACCAAAATTGCAGCCGGGGGATGAAATAAGGGTTATTGCACCGGCAAGTGCACCGGACATGATAAAACTGTCAAGGGGAATATCAAAACTTAAAAAGCTTGGATATAAGGTAACAGTGGGCAAAAATATAAAGAAGCTCAACCAGAGAAACGATCTTGCAGCACCTGCCAAGGACCGGGCAGAGGAATTAATGTCAGCCTTCCGTGATGACAATGTAAAAGCCATATTCTGTGCAAGGGGCGGTTACGGGAGCATACATATACTATCATTGCTGGATTATGAAGCCATAAGGGAAAACCCGAAGATATTCATGGGATACAGCGATATTACAGCACTCCATCTGGCTATAAACAGGAATTCCAATTTAATCACATTCCATGGGCCAATGGTTGCATCCGATGTTGATGATATATCAAAACCTTCATTTAAGGAATTCCTTGGAATCCTTTCAGGAAAATCCGATGAGATAAATATATACAGAGACCGTTTAATAAAATACATCATTCCTGGGAAAACAGAAGGGTATTCCATGGGCACAAATATTTCACTGGTAGCATCACTGCTGGGCACCAATTATATCCCGGAAACAACAAACAGGATATTTTTCATTGAAGACACGGACGTAACTTCAGGAGATATTGACCGCTATTTCTTCAGCATGAAACTTGCACATATTGTTGAACAGTTTAACGGGTTTGTATTCGGAGATTTCAAAGCTATATTTGACAAGGAAGAGCCAATGCCATCCATAGAAGATGTGGTACAGAAATTTATGAATGAGATAAATAAACCGTCACTGTATGGTGCACCATTTGGACATGGGGAAGAACAGATGGTACTTCCACTGAATGCCAGGATAGGCATAAGCGATGAGGAGCCTTACATGGAATTAAAAGAAAATGTTGTTGATTAA
- a CDS encoding amidohydrolase produces the protein MDIDSIIIQHKNSILSISDKIYNFAELGSREYKSSTLMMDELKKEGFTIVNPYMGMDTAFRAEYGVGSPVVGILMEYDALPNGHSCGHNLISAWAYGTAIVLKNFISSGKIVVFGTPSEEGIGPYAGSKAIMAKSGAFNNVDFVIGMHPDDRWAVGSKALADSEMEFIFHGRSAHMAASPCYGINALDALVTTYSAINNMRDLAKGDKNIVVGMVIRDGGKASNVVPDRAAMEVDLRSSDSSFLVEFIEKIKKLAKGISDGYGTTLEIKDLMPMYTEYKANRVIDGVLYDELEKIGIDAFNIDDSDESASGSTDEANVSLAVPTGHIDLKIGTGLPGHSDQFREAANPARAGENLIIAIRAASSAILKIMQDKQRLNKIKEEFDNGK, from the coding sequence ATGGATATAGATTCTATTATTATACAGCATAAAAATTCTATTCTGTCCATATCTGATAAGATTTATAATTTCGCTGAACTTGGAAGCAGGGAATATAAATCGTCCACACTTATGATGGATGAATTGAAGAAGGAAGGATTTACAATTGTAAATCCCTATATGGGCATGGATACAGCTTTCAGGGCAGAATATGGGGTAGGTTCTCCGGTTGTTGGGATTCTTATGGAGTACGATGCCCTTCCAAATGGGCACTCGTGCGGGCATAATTTAATATCTGCATGGGCCTATGGTACTGCTATAGTTCTTAAAAACTTTATTTCTAGTGGAAAAATTGTTGTCTTCGGAACACCATCTGAGGAGGGTATAGGGCCCTATGCTGGAAGCAAGGCTATAATGGCAAAATCGGGAGCGTTCAACAATGTAGACTTCGTTATCGGCATGCACCCGGACGACAGGTGGGCAGTAGGCTCAAAAGCCCTTGCAGACTCTGAAATGGAATTTATTTTCCATGGGAGGTCTGCACATATGGCTGCTTCGCCATGTTATGGAATCAATGCCCTTGATGCACTGGTCACAACATATTCAGCCATTAACAATATGAGGGACCTGGCAAAGGGTGACAAAAATATTGTTGTTGGCATGGTAATAAGGGATGGCGGGAAAGCTTCAAATGTTGTGCCTGATAGGGCAGCAATGGAGGTTGACCTGAGGTCCAGCGATTCCTCATTTCTGGTTGAATTCATAGAGAAAATTAAAAAACTGGCAAAGGGGATTTCAGATGGCTATGGCACCACACTTGAGATAAAGGATTTGATGCCAATGTACACAGAGTATAAGGCAAACCGTGTTATAGATGGTGTACTTTATGATGAACTGGAGAAAATTGGCATTGATGCATTCAATATAGATGATAGTGATGAGAGTGCTAGTGGAAGCACCGATGAAGCAAATGTCAGCCTTGCGGTTCCCACCGGGCATATTGACCTGAAAATTGGAACAGGGCTCCCGGGGCATTCAGACCAGTTCAGGGAAGCTGCTAATCCAGCCAGAGCAGGAGAAAATCTTATAATTGCTATACGTGCTGCTTCCTCCGCTATACTGAAGATCATGCAGGATAAACAGCGCTTAAACAAAATAAAGGAGGAGTTTGATAATGGAAAATAG
- the aspS gene encoding aspartate--tRNA(Asn) ligase produces MRTYIADIKTLDDGSDVTIKGWVQETRKIKNLMFIIMRDNTGSIQVTAKKDSMKNYDQLYDITRESVISVYGTLNKKSISKSGMEIQGIEIEILSIADTPLPLGVIDRVSADFDTRLNNRFLDLRKPEHLLIFQFESQLLFGIREFMNKENFIEVHTPKIVAAATEGGADLFRVEYFEKNAFLNQSPQLYKEILIASGFDKVFEVGPAFRAEKENTVRHLNEFTSIDMEAAFIDDKKAMEYLENAISYAVNRNIDLMHTKLEEYGYHLEKIETPFPRISYEDGIKYLNDHGLKLNFGDDFSPEANKILAEKFNGFYFITGWPSDMRPFYTHPDTNPALTKSFDLQLNDIEVTSGAQRIHNYKMLEDNFMKKGLNKNDFEFYEKAFKFGMPPHAGWGLGLERLVMNLLHLNNVRESTLFPRDRTRLSP; encoded by the coding sequence ATGAGAACTTATATAGCCGATATAAAAACACTTGATGATGGATCGGATGTAACGATAAAAGGCTGGGTACAGGAAACAAGAAAAATTAAAAACCTCATGTTTATAATTATGAGGGACAATACCGGGAGCATTCAGGTAACAGCAAAAAAGGATAGTATGAAGAATTATGACCAGCTCTATGACATAACAAGAGAATCCGTAATTTCTGTGTATGGAACTTTGAATAAAAAAAGTATCAGCAAATCAGGTATGGAAATCCAGGGAATTGAAATAGAGATACTTTCTATAGCCGACACACCGCTTCCACTTGGTGTTATTGACCGTGTTTCCGCTGATTTTGATACGCGCCTTAACAATAGATTTCTTGATTTAAGAAAGCCGGAACATCTCCTGATATTCCAGTTCGAAAGCCAGCTCCTGTTTGGAATAAGGGAGTTTATGAATAAAGAAAATTTTATCGAGGTACATACACCAAAGATAGTTGCAGCTGCAACTGAAGGTGGAGCGGACCTCTTCAGGGTCGAGTACTTCGAGAAAAATGCTTTTCTTAACCAGTCCCCGCAACTTTATAAGGAAATACTTATAGCTTCCGGCTTTGATAAGGTATTCGAAGTAGGGCCGGCATTCAGGGCAGAAAAGGAAAATACAGTAAGGCATCTGAACGAATTCACATCAATAGATATGGAAGCCGCATTTATCGATGACAAAAAGGCAATGGAATACCTTGAAAATGCAATTTCCTATGCAGTGAATAGAAACATTGACCTGATGCATACAAAGCTTGAGGAATATGGCTACCATCTGGAGAAAATCGAAACGCCTTTCCCGAGGATAAGCTATGAAGATGGCATTAAATACCTGAATGATCACGGGTTAAAACTGAATTTCGGTGATGACTTTTCGCCCGAAGCTAATAAAATACTTGCGGAGAAGTTCAACGGGTTTTACTTTATTACTGGCTGGCCCTCCGATATGAGGCCTTTCTATACACATCCGGATACAAATCCGGCTTTGACAAAATCATTTGACCTGCAGTTAAATGATATAGAGGTAACGTCCGGAGCCCAGAGGATCCATAATTACAAAATGCTTGAAGATAACTTCATGAAAAAGGGATTAAACAAAAATGATTTCGAATTTTACGAAAAAGCATTCAAATTTGGGATGCCACCACATGCCGGATGGGGACTCGGCCTTGAACGGCTGGTGATGAATCTCCTCCATTTAAACAACGTTAGGGAATCTACATTATTTCCTAGGGACAGAACCCGCCTTTCTCCCTGA
- a CDS encoding multiprotein bridging factor aMBF1 → MNCEMCGVSSDKLIKVKISGAILNVCPQCAKFGEPVEEKKLNKISENVTIKFPEKKINVVTYKKPFKKPVTTKKPVHRENVEELDVVEDYADLIKAKREEMNMTQDELAKKIFERKNVLSNIERGELLPDIATARKLEKVLNIKLLEKNE, encoded by the coding sequence ATGAACTGTGAAATGTGTGGGGTATCCAGTGATAAATTAATTAAGGTAAAGATATCAGGTGCCATATTGAATGTATGCCCGCAATGTGCGAAGTTTGGAGAACCTGTTGAAGAAAAGAAATTGAACAAAATAAGTGAAAACGTTACAATAAAATTCCCTGAAAAGAAGATAAATGTGGTTACATACAAGAAACCATTCAAAAAGCCTGTAACAACAAAAAAACCGGTACACAGGGAAAATGTGGAGGAACTGGATGTTGTTGAAGATTATGCTGATCTGATAAAGGCCAAAAGGGAAGAAATGAACATGACCCAGGATGAACTTGCAAAGAAGATATTCGAGCGGAAGAATGTATTATCCAATATAGAAAGAGGGGAATTATTACCAGATATAGCAACCGCAAGGAAACTTGAGAAAGTTCTCAATATTAAACTCCTTGAAAAAAATGAATAA
- a CDS encoding NfeD family protein, whose translation MTKPKGLIIVLIIFIFLLMVASSAGHATGPAENSYKAGNGKVVLFINLTGTVSAGTTNMFRSELANIDNSSVKAVIISVDAGGGMLQQALDIDKYINSTENKGITVYAYVLPGGSATYTATYVTMDATGLYMAPGTMIGLSQPDLVGGTSTQEQNDIIQMGHVMESMALAHNRNGTAASSMVLNDSEYSSTQASNIKLSDGNFASMNAMLVGLNLSAYGKEYVHQSVYDNFLGFIANPLIAGIFILIGIVAVFLDLYHGTIVLSVIGVVMIGLGLLGADIINASVFGLILLLLAGILIFLEFKTNHGIALLSGLITGIAGIYFLASSYGTSSPGYSPAPFGESFYMFSIAIILIGILLIIYISKILKSQRREIYTGAESLIGHSADVVTPMKRNGKGFVMIDGVQWEAINIGVDVNRSEKVVIIERKGLTLIVKKI comes from the coding sequence ATGACAAAGCCAAAGGGGCTAATAATAGTCCTTATAATTTTTATTTTCCTTCTAATGGTTGCTTCATCAGCCGGTCATGCCACAGGGCCTGCAGAAAATTCATATAAGGCTGGCAATGGCAAGGTAGTACTTTTTATAAACCTGACTGGAACAGTGAGTGCAGGTACAACAAATATGTTCAGGTCAGAACTTGCAAACATAGATAATTCAAGTGTGAAAGCTGTAATTATAAGCGTTGATGCCGGTGGAGGGATGCTTCAGCAGGCACTGGATATTGATAAATACATAAATTCAACAGAGAATAAAGGAATTACTGTATACGCATATGTCCTGCCTGGTGGATCTGCCACATATACAGCAACCTATGTAACAATGGATGCAACCGGGCTTTACATGGCACCAGGAACCATGATAGGGCTCTCGCAACCTGACCTTGTCGGCGGTACATCCACCCAGGAACAGAATGATATTATCCAGATGGGGCATGTTATGGAATCAATGGCACTGGCACATAATAGAAATGGGACTGCTGCCAGCAGTATGGTGTTAAATGATTCCGAGTATTCTTCTACCCAGGCATCAAACATAAAATTATCAGATGGAAATTTTGCTTCGATGAATGCGATGCTGGTAGGGTTGAACCTGAGCGCATATGGAAAAGAATATGTTCATCAGAGTGTCTATGATAATTTTCTGGGCTTTATAGCCAATCCGCTGATCGCCGGAATCTTTATACTTATAGGAATTGTGGCAGTATTTCTTGATCTTTATCATGGAACAATAGTTCTGTCTGTAATAGGGGTGGTGATGATAGGGCTTGGTTTGCTTGGAGCGGATATAATAAATGCTTCAGTATTCGGCCTGATTTTACTTCTCCTCGCAGGAATTTTAATATTTCTGGAATTTAAAACTAACCATGGAATAGCCCTTTTATCGGGATTAATCACCGGCATTGCGGGAATCTATTTTCTTGCGTCCTCATATGGAACCTCAAGCCCCGGATATTCGCCTGCACCGTTTGGAGAAAGTTTTTACATGTTCTCCATTGCAATAATTCTTATAGGAATACTTCTGATCATTTATATTAGCAAGATATTAAAATCACAGAGGAGAGAAATATACACAGGTGCCGAATCCTTAATAGGGCACAGCGCGGATGTTGTAACACCCATGAAACGCAATGGGAAAGGATTTGTAATGATTGATGGAGTCCAATGGGAAGCCATCAATATAGGAGTTGATGTCAACAGAAGCGAAAAAGTTGTTATAATAGAAAGAAAGGGGCTTACCTTAATTGTCAAGAAAATTTGA
- a CDS encoding PLP-dependent transferase, which produces MNSNGFNSRCVHSGDMEIEGVGNVVTPIFENSTFEFPESGVAGKYIYSRWGNPTVESFEKKYADLEKTEHAFAFSTGMAAITSSIMPYLKSGDSVLALNELYGQTFGFFSKVLPQYKINVDFTSVNDLNRLNFKNKNYKLLYLESITNPLLEVPDIVNLSRICKEEGIKLMVDATFATPYNQNPVSLGADMALHSGTKYISGHSDLLIGLAGFNDNYDNLDFYRKTFGGTPDAFQAFLAYRGLKTLGLRMERHNKNAMELAKVLNESSRIEEVYYPGLKNSEYFDVAEKNLKGYGGMVSFKVKGGIENSHKLIKNLNIPKYAVSLGGVESLISIPVEGTHKALSPEERKASGITDNLVRLSVGIEDSEDLLQDFENALEKI; this is translated from the coding sequence ATGAATAGCAATGGCTTTAATTCTAGATGTGTCCATTCCGGGGACATGGAAATAGAAGGTGTTGGAAACGTTGTAACGCCTATTTTTGAAAATTCAACCTTCGAGTTCCCTGAGAGTGGCGTAGCCGGCAAATATATCTATTCAAGATGGGGCAACCCTACAGTTGAATCCTTTGAAAAAAAGTATGCAGACCTTGAGAAAACAGAACATGCTTTTGCCTTTTCAACGGGCATGGCAGCTATAACCTCAAGCATCATGCCATACCTGAAGAGTGGCGACTCTGTACTTGCACTCAATGAACTCTACGGACAAACATTTGGTTTTTTCTCAAAAGTTTTGCCTCAGTATAAAATCAATGTTGATTTTACATCTGTCAATGACCTGAATAGACTGAATTTTAAAAATAAAAATTATAAACTGCTTTATCTGGAATCAATTACGAATCCGCTGCTGGAAGTACCTGATATTGTAAACCTCTCCAGAATCTGTAAGGAGGAAGGAATAAAACTCATGGTGGATGCAACCTTTGCCACCCCATACAACCAGAATCCGGTTTCACTTGGGGCAGATATGGCGTTGCATAGCGGGACAAAGTACATATCAGGGCATTCGGACCTTTTGATAGGGCTTGCGGGCTTCAATGATAACTATGATAACCTTGATTTTTACAGAAAAACTTTTGGGGGGACGCCTGATGCATTTCAGGCTTTTCTTGCATACAGGGGATTGAAAACCCTGGGATTAAGGATGGAAAGGCATAATAAAAATGCAATGGAGCTTGCAAAAGTATTAAACGAATCTAGTAGAATAGAGGAGGTTTATTACCCGGGGCTCAAAAATAGTGAATATTTTGATGTTGCAGAGAAAAACCTGAAAGGTTATGGTGGTATGGTGTCATTTAAGGTAAAGGGCGGAATAGAAAATTCACATAAATTGATAAAAAACCTTAATATTCCGAAATATGCAGTAAGCCTCGGGGGCGTAGAAAGCCTGATATCCATTCCTGTTGAAGGGACACATAAAGCACTATCGCCTGAAGAAAGGAAAGCATCAGGAATCACGGACAACCTTGTGAGGCTTTCAGTTGGAATAGAAGATTCAGAAGATCTGTTGCAGGATTTTGAAAATGCCCTTGAAAAAATTTAA
- a CDS encoding methionine synthase, with amino-acid sequence MGKYLISQEIGSFRKPKYLSTVFHKIYGTEEYYKLSEKATEETIDLFRHAGLDNIGVGGEMFRWEMYEHQANRVDGIKFYGPVRSFDNRYYKKGSIVEDISIKESFHSDELEYLLSKGYDNIKIPVTGPYTMMDWSFNEHYSDRYETAMAFATLLNSEMKTLKKLWDSKYPGRKLEIQLDEPATTTHPDEMNIVVDSLNKSVEGIDNCEFTIHVCYSTDYRLLYDVMNDIKIDGLNLEFANRDKLEPGTSDAARPGYEELKYFQQLNTKKKFIGLGVTDVHIDYIEPVRLIKDRINYTLNIMPPELVRVNPDCGLRTRSIETGYEKLKNMDTARNEILKEIE; translated from the coding sequence ATGGGGAAATATTTAATATCTCAGGAAATAGGAAGTTTCAGGAAGCCAAAATACCTCAGTACCGTATTTCACAAAATATATGGAACTGAGGAATATTATAAATTATCAGAAAAAGCTACAGAGGAAACAATAGACCTTTTCAGGCATGCAGGGTTAGATAATATAGGCGTGGGCGGAGAGATGTTCCGCTGGGAAATGTATGAACATCAGGCAAATAGAGTTGACGGAATAAAATTCTATGGGCCTGTGAGGTCATTTGACAACAGGTATTATAAAAAAGGCAGCATAGTGGAGGATATTTCAATTAAGGAATCTTTCCACTCTGATGAACTGGAATATCTTCTCTCAAAGGGATATGATAATATAAAAATACCTGTGACAGGGCCGTATACCATGATGGACTGGTCATTCAATGAACATTACAGTGACAGATACGAAACCGCAATGGCATTTGCAACACTTCTCAACAGTGAAATGAAAACACTGAAAAAACTCTGGGATTCAAAATATCCTGGAAGAAAGCTGGAAATACAGCTTGACGAACCTGCTACAACCACCCATCCTGATGAGATGAATATAGTGGTAGATTCGCTTAATAAATCTGTAGAAGGGATAGATAACTGTGAGTTTACCATTCATGTGTGCTATAGTACCGATTACAGGCTCCTATATGATGTTATGAATGATATAAAAATAGATGGGCTTAACCTTGAGTTCGCGAACAGGGATAAACTGGAACCGGGGACATCCGATGCTGCAAGGCCAGGCTATGAAGAATTGAAGTATTTCCAGCAGTTGAACACAAAGAAAAAATTCATAGGGCTTGGAGTAACAGATGTACATATTGACTATATAGAACCTGTCAGGCTAATTAAAGATAGAATAAATTATACTTTAAACATAATGCCTCCTGAACTGGTAAGGGTAAATCCGGATTGCGGGCTAAGAACAAGGTCTATTGAAACAGGATATGAAAAATTAAAAAATATGGATACAGCAAGAAATGAAATACTGAAAGAAATAGAATAA
- a CDS encoding uroporphyrinogen decarboxylase/cobalamine-independent methonine synthase family protein, which translates to MQIDKLVYGIYPKTNELRLHIGRWEKGKIPDATLNENIESEKAMFYDLLKEGSIEHTDPLFNWYDILRPVSLIVDGIDLGPLTRFKETNSFYRMPVINNISGISIDPKDFSPLNENPPLPLYVNNGNGFNAFLPSPLSFYKMSRSSIPYGIFQEKIEGVYANILKEFGLKDLVLYDPLPYEKSDILDLSLLGDFKIKLVTTGKLYKNNIKGNLYSIIADYSPENFKISKENSKVPGVKLIDGSNTRLENVNEINRTVESLDADRIIVSHREYFDFLPRLIADRKLDLMSKIGE; encoded by the coding sequence ATGCAGATAGATAAATTAGTTTATGGTATTTACCCGAAAACCAATGAATTAAGATTGCACATTGGCAGATGGGAGAAGGGAAAGATTCCTGATGCTACATTAAACGAGAATATAGAATCTGAGAAAGCAATGTTTTACGATTTATTGAAGGAGGGCAGCATTGAGCATACAGATCCACTGTTCAACTGGTATGATATACTCAGGCCAGTATCGCTAATAGTTGATGGCATAGACCTCGGGCCACTTACGAGATTTAAAGAGACAAATAGCTTCTATAGAATGCCGGTAATTAATAATATATCAGGTATTTCAATAGACCCTAAGGATTTTTCTCCTTTGAATGAGAACCCGCCACTCCCATTATATGTTAACAATGGAAATGGATTTAATGCTTTTCTTCCATCGCCCCTTTCATTCTATAAAATGTCAAGGAGCAGTATACCGTATGGCATATTCCAGGAAAAAATAGAAGGTGTTTATGCTAACATACTTAAGGAATTTGGCTTAAAAGACCTTGTACTTTACGATCCACTTCCATATGAAAAATCAGATATCCTTGATCTTTCTTTACTGGGCGATTTTAAAATAAAGTTAGTGACAACAGGAAAGCTGTACAAAAACAATATAAAGGGAAACCTGTACTCTATAATTGCTGATTACAGTCCGGAGAATTTCAAAATTTCAAAGGAAAATTCAAAGGTTCCTGGTGTCAAGCTCATTGATGGCTCCAATACCAGATTGGAAAATGTTAATGAAATAAACAGAACGGTAGAGTCACTTGATGCTGACAGGATAATAGTTAGCCACAGGGAATATTTTGATTTCCTGCCAAGACTCATTGCAGATAGAAAACTTGACCTTATGTCAAAAATAGGTGAATAA
- a CDS encoding ROK family protein: MYILGYDVGGTKISAVIGDGTGRIMKKITRRTMKDYGKSGITDQLISMGDELIKKAGIEKVSKIGIIFAGPVDSKTGTIISSPNIIGLKNYNITDSIRKHFNVDVYLQNDASASTIAEKLYGAAKNFSNFVYITLSTGIGGGIFIDNKLYKGSHGMAGELGHMVILPNGPICGCGRRGCLEAIASGKGMARRVIENISEVKNSTIFSDMNPADIDAKKIFAARRAGDMFAQLIVEETIYYLAVGIVNIINIFDPQAIIIGGGLSLEGEDLFHPLRLAVREEMKSMKRPVRILKALKNGADLGTIAITQYNE; encoded by the coding sequence ATGTACATACTTGGCTACGATGTTGGTGGCACAAAAATTTCTGCTGTTATAGGTGATGGGACCGGCCGGATAATGAAAAAAATAACAAGGAGGACTATGAAAGACTACGGAAAATCGGGCATAACTGACCAGTTAATATCCATGGGCGATGAATTAATTAAAAAAGCTGGCATTGAAAAGGTATCGAAGATAGGAATTATATTTGCAGGGCCGGTTGATTCGAAAACAGGCACCATTATTTCATCACCAAATATTATTGGATTAAAAAATTATAACATAACAGACAGTATACGTAAACACTTTAATGTAGATGTATACCTTCAAAACGACGCTTCTGCATCCACCATAGCCGAAAAGTTATACGGCGCTGCAAAGAATTTCTCTAATTTTGTATACATTACATTGAGTACCGGAATCGGAGGGGGAATATTCATAGACAACAAACTCTATAAGGGAAGCCATGGAATGGCCGGTGAGCTCGGTCATATGGTTATACTTCCCAACGGGCCTATTTGCGGATGTGGCAGAAGAGGATGCCTGGAAGCTATTGCAAGCGGGAAAGGCATGGCAAGAAGGGTGATAGAGAATATAAGTGAAGTCAAAAATTCCACAATATTTTCTGATATGAATCCGGCAGATATAGATGCAAAAAAGATTTTTGCCGCCAGGAGAGCGGGTGATATGTTTGCACAGTTAATAGTCGAGGAAACTATATATTATCTCGCCGTGGGCATAGTGAATATCATAAATATCTTCGACCCGCAGGCCATTATTATAGGCGGAGGCTTATCGCTTGAGGGAGAAGACCTGTTCCATCCACTGAGGTTAGCTGTCAGGGAAGAGATGAAATCTATGAAAAGGCCGGTCAGGATTTTAAAGGCCTTAAAAAATGGGGCGGATCTGGGAACCATAGCAATTACCCAGTATAACGAATAA